TGTATTTTGGAATATATGTAGATTGGAAATTTGTGAACCTATGTGTACAGATATTCCTATAATTCTGATGCCAATAAGGTCTTTGTTTAGGATTTGATCAATTAATTCTTCTGGTATTCCAAATTTATTAACGTTTAATCCTGTAGTAATTTTATTGTGTGTATCTGCATTAATATTTGGATTAATTCTGATAGATACTGGTGCAATTATATTTTTTTGACATGCAATTGTATTAATAAGAGATAGTTCTTCAATAGATTCTATATTAAATTGTAATATTCTGTTATCTAGTGCGAAATTTATTTCTTGCTCAGTTTTTCCTACACCAGAAAATACTATTTTATTTGGTGAAATTCCAGCTGCAATGGCACGACGTATTTCTCCCTCAGAAACTACATCTGCTCCTGCTCCAAGTGAGCCTAATAAACTTAAAATAGATAAGTTAGAGTTCGACTTAACTGCATAGCATATTATAGAATTGTTAGGTAGATTTTTTTGAAGTTGTTTGTAGTTATTTTTTATTGCGTTTAGAGAATAGCAATAAACAGGAGTTCCGATGTTTTTTGCAATATCCAACACGTTGACATTTTCTATATTAAATACGTTGTTTTTATAATGGAAGAATGGATGTGCAAGAAAAATCATGAGATGCTCCAAATTTTTATTATTAAATTTATATAATATTTATAGGTATCTATAACATAAACTTATAATAAAAGAAATAGTACTACGAGATAATACAATAGTGATGTAGTAAATCTTATGTAATATATAAGAAATAGTATATATTGTTTAGTATGACTATAAGCTGTTAATACAGTTGTGTAAGTAGGAAGATAAGAATAATGGTAATACTTAAATACAACTATGGCATTGAAACACGCTAAATTAGTGTTTATGAAAGACATTTCTCGTACTGACATGAGTATATATATTTACCTGAATAATATTACAAATGCATCTAAATTTATCGAACATCTCCTAACTAATACTAGTTAAATAAGGGTATTCTAAAGTTGAGAGTAGTGTATATATCTTTGTTGGGTGAAATCTGATTTTTTTGAGTATTGTTACTATGGAGTTTATAGTTATAATACGTGTAAATTTGTAAACTATATGTAATACGTATAAAAATACCTGTAATTTTGAACTAAATTATAAATATTTGATTGAGCATATTTTTTTATGTTCTTAATTTATTAAATTATAATTTAATTGTTATGTAATTACTGAAGGGAAATATAAGAATTTTTATGCTTGATACTTATGGTGGTATGAAGATCTATAAAAATGTGTAAAAATTTATACGTGTTATAAAATTATGAAATGACTATCGACTAACTCAATTGTTCCAATTCGTTGATTAGCATTTGTATGTCATTGGGAATATCAGAATGAAATTCTATATATGTATTTTTTGTAGGATGGATAAACCCTAATTTATGTGCGTGAAGGGCTTGTCGTTTTAATGTGTTAATAATAGTGCTTTGTTTGGCATATTTTATACTTTTGCTATTGTTTTTGCCGTATTTTTGATCACCTATTATAGAGTTTCCTATATAGCTCATATGTACACGTATTTGATGTGTTCTTCCTGTATATATTCTACATTTTATTAAACTTGCTATATTACTGAAGCTTTTTTGAGTTTGATATTCAGTTATAGCTAATTTTCCTTTATGTGGTAGATCTGTAACAGACATCATTTGTCTATTATTAGGTTTCATACAAATATAGTTTTTTATAGTGTTATTCTGAGGATTAGGTGATCCCCATACTACTGCTAAATATTCTTTTTTTATTTGTTTTTTGAGTAGTAGATCAGATAAAAAATAGTATGATTTTTCGTTTTTTGCAATGACCATTAGTCCACTAGTGTCCTTATCTAATCTATGAATTATTCCTGGTCTTGTTGCTTTCCCTACATGACTTAAACTGTTGCCATAGTGTGCAACTAGTGCGTTGACTAATGTATTATTGCTTGTTCCTGCTCCTGGATGTACAGTTATTCCAGGGGTTTTGTTTATTATTATTATGTCATGGTCTTCATATAACACTGAAATTGGTATGCAGTGGTTAGGAGTGATTATATCACTGACTTCTTTTATAGGTATATTTATAATATAAATATCATTTACTTTTGTTATATGATTGTTATCTTTTATTATGCTGTCAAACAGAAAAATTTTATTATTTTTTATTAGTTGTTGTACTTGATTACGAGATATATTTAATTTGCTTGCTATGAATTTATCTAATCTGTTATTTTCATCTCCGCTTTTAATAAAAATTTTTTTCTCTAGCATGTTTATAGTTTATAATTTGTGTCTAGGTAATATACTGTAATCACTAATTATAGTCAAAACAGTGAAATATTGCTTGTAGTATAGTTGTATATAAGTAGAATTTTAGACTATCTTTATATATAAATAAAGGGATTACCTTTTAACTAAGAGTATTTAGGATAATGATAAAAAAAATATTAATAGCAAACAGAGGTGAAATTGCATGTAGGGTTATGAGGACTGCTCGTAAAATGGGAATATCTTGTGTTGCTGTGTATTCAGATGCAGATATATATTCCTTACATGTTTTATCTGCTGAAGAAGCAATAAATATTGGCCCTGCTCCAGTGAATCAGAGTTATTTAAATATGGAGAAAATTTGTGAAGTAGCACATAATGCAGGTGTAGATGCTATACATCCTGGATATGGATTTTTATCTGAGAATGCTAATTTCCCTGAAAAGTTGGAGCAATACAATATTGCTTTCATTGGGCCAAGTGCTGCTTCGATAAGAATGATGGCTGATAAAATTACTTCTAAAAAAATAGCTGAATCTGCAAAAGTTAATATCATTCCTGGATATATGGGAATAGTTGACTCTGTTGATGAAGCAAGAAAAATAGCTGAATCTATAGGATTTCCAGTAATGATAAAAGCTACTGCTGGTGGTGGTGGTAAAGGTATGAGAATTGTGAAATCAAGTGAAGAAATGGAACAGGCTTTTAATTCTGCAACAAATGAGGCAGCAAAAAATTTTAGGGATGGTAGAATTTTTATAGAAAAGTATATAGAGTTACCAAGGCATATTGAAATACAAATTATAGCTGATAAACATGGGAATATTGTTTGTTTAGGTGAAAGGGAGTGTTCTATACAACGACATAACCAAAAAGTTATTGAAGAGACACCTAGTCCATTTCTTGATGAAAAAACAAGGAAAAAAATGTATCAGCAATGTGTCAATTTAGCAAGAAAAGTTGAGTATTATTCTGCTGGTACTATTGAATTTATAGTTGATCAAAATAGGCAATTTTATTTTTTAGAAATGAATACTAGGTTACAGGTTGAGCATCCTGTTACAGAGCTTGTTACTGGTATTGATATTGTAGAAGAAATGATTCGAATTGCTAATGGTGAAAAATTAAGATTTACTCAACGAGATGTGAAGTTTACTGGTTCAGCAATAGAAGCTAGAATTTATGCGGAAGATCCTACTAAGAATTTTTTACCTTCTAGTGGGAGAATTGTTTATTATTCTGCTCCTGTCCCTAATGATAATTTACGTATCGATAGTGGGGTATTTGAAGGGGCAGAAGTTAGTATGTTTTATGATCCTATGATTGCTAAAGTTTGTACTTATGGCAAAAATAGGGATGAAGCAGTGAGTTTTATGCAACGATATTTAAATGAATTCTCTATCAGTGGTATTGCTAATAATATAGATTTTTTATTATCTGTATTTCATCATCCTACGTTTATATCTGGAGATATTAATACAAAGTTTATTGAGCAATTTTATTTTGATGGGTTTCAAGGGGATTCTTTAACGGAGGCTTGTATTAAGCTTTTTATTTTAACTTCATTGTGCATATTTTTTCAAGATGAATATGGTAAGCATGGAGCTGAATTACATGAAAGTAAAGAGCTGATTGTTGGTATTAATGATCAGAAATATTTAATTAGTGCTAAATATGAAAGTGGTAAAATTTTAGCAATTTATGATCAGCGTGAATATTTAATTTCAGGTACATGGAATGTGAATTTTAAAATATTACAAGTGCAAATTAATAATGAAGAAGTATTTCATGTAAAAGTTGATAGTAGATTTAATAAGTATAAGCTTAGATATTCTGCTATGAGTGCTTTATGTGCAGTATATAGACCTTGTGTATCTGATCTACTTCCTATAATGCCTCAAATCAGTGCAGAGGAGTTACATTGTAATGATGTGTGTTCTCCTATTTCTGGTATGATTATTAAAGTTTATGTTAAACAAGGAGAAGAAGTTCAACTAGGGCAACCTTTATTAATTATTGAAGCCATGAAAATGGAGAATGTGATATACTCAGATGTAAAATCAGTTGTTAAATCTGTATTATTCTCAGAAGGGAGCAGCATAGCTGCTGGTGATGTTATTATAGAATTTGAGTAAATTGAGGTTATTTTAAAAAATCTATTCTGTTGTATGGAGCATTATTACGTCTTGGATCGATATAAATTTTAATAAATTTGTAGATAAAAATTATTACTATGCTAAAATATGACTATACATTTCTTTCAAAGAATGGATTTTATACCTTATAAAAATTTAAATGAAAGACTTAAGTATGTTCTAAGATAATATCCTGCATTATCTAATGTGTTGAGGTAATATATGTTATTAAATGACACATATAAAGGTCAATCATTAATTAAGTTTCTTAGTTCTGTAA
This Ehrlichia japonica DNA region includes the following protein-coding sequences:
- a CDS encoding RluA family pseudouridine synthase, with translation MLEKKIFIKSGDENNRLDKFIASKLNISRNQVQQLIKNNKIFLFDSIIKDNNHITKVNDIYIINIPIKEVSDIITPNHCIPISVLYEDHDIIIINKTPGITVHPGAGTSNNTLVNALVAHYGNSLSHVGKATRPGIIHRLDKDTSGLMVIAKNEKSYYFLSDLLLKKQIKKEYLAVVWGSPNPQNNTIKNYICMKPNNRQMMSVTDLPHKGKLAITEYQTQKSFSNIASLIKCRIYTGRTHQIRVHMSYIGNSIIGDQKYGKNNSKSIKYAKQSTIINTLKRQALHAHKLGFIHPTKNTYIEFHSDIPNDIQMLINELEQLS
- a CDS encoding acetyl/propionyl/methylcrotonyl-CoA carboxylase subunit alpha gives rise to the protein MIKKILIANRGEIACRVMRTARKMGISCVAVYSDADIYSLHVLSAEEAINIGPAPVNQSYLNMEKICEVAHNAGVDAIHPGYGFLSENANFPEKLEQYNIAFIGPSAASIRMMADKITSKKIAESAKVNIIPGYMGIVDSVDEARKIAESIGFPVMIKATAGGGGKGMRIVKSSEEMEQAFNSATNEAAKNFRDGRIFIEKYIELPRHIEIQIIADKHGNIVCLGERECSIQRHNQKVIEETPSPFLDEKTRKKMYQQCVNLARKVEYYSAGTIEFIVDQNRQFYFLEMNTRLQVEHPVTELVTGIDIVEEMIRIANGEKLRFTQRDVKFTGSAIEARIYAEDPTKNFLPSSGRIVYYSAPVPNDNLRIDSGVFEGAEVSMFYDPMIAKVCTYGKNRDEAVSFMQRYLNEFSISGIANNIDFLLSVFHHPTFISGDINTKFIEQFYFDGFQGDSLTEACIKLFILTSLCIFFQDEYGKHGAELHESKELIVGINDQKYLISAKYESGKILAIYDQREYLISGTWNVNFKILQVQINNEEVFHVKVDSRFNKYKLRYSAMSALCAVYRPCVSDLLPIMPQISAEELHCNDVCSPISGMIIKVYVKQGEEVQLGQPLLIIEAMKMENVIYSDVKSVVKSVLFSEGSSIAAGDVIIEFE
- the lysA gene encoding diaminopimelate decarboxylase, which translates into the protein MIFLAHPFFHYKNNVFNIENVNVLDIAKNIGTPVYCYSLNAIKNNYKQLQKNLPNNSIICYAVKSNSNLSILSLLGSLGAGADVVSEGEIRRAIAAGISPNKIVFSGVGKTEQEINFALDNRILQFNIESIEELSLINTIACQKNIIAPVSIRINPNINADTHNKITTGLNVNKFGIPEELIDQILNKDLIGIRIIGISVHIGSQISNLHIFQNTIDRIKKIIKTFKQRNIQIIRADLGGGLGIPYKSSDVFPTIQEYGNLLTQNFENENYQIICEPGRALVGNTGILVTKVLYRKNNQEKNHIILDAGMNDLIRPALYDAEHTIIPAVSSSTSTQLQSYDIVGPICESDDTFAYNYHINNLQRGEIVVICTTGAYGSSMSSNYNSRLLVPEVMVNNSSYDVIRHRQTYEDMLKDEIILEFNK